A window of Microbacterium sp. Root61 genomic DNA:
GCTGCGGGGGCCCGACCAGGGCGACGTGGATCAGCGCCGCGGTCACGAGGATCGTCGTGCCCCCGATGAAGTTCACGAGGGTCGCGGTCAAAGGCGTACCCACCTGCGCCCGGAGCCGGCCGTTGGTGGCCTGCTGCCAGGCGACACCCATGCCGGCGACGAACGGCAGGACGAGCATCCAGAACGGCACGCTGGCCGCGGCGCCGCCGGTGAGCGAGATGCCCACGGCGACCAGCGCCAGCGCTCCCCCGACCACGCGCGGCATCGTCACGGCGACCGCACCGCCCGGACCGAAGCCCATCCGATCCAGCAGCAGACCGCACACGATCTGCCCCGCGACGTAGCCGACGGTGAACAGCGAGACGCCGATGATGCCGACGGCGATGCCCTGCGTGGCGACGGTGAACGCTCCGGCGGCGCCGCCAGCCAGCATCCACCACGGGATGCTGCGGCCGCGCACACCGCGGACCAGCTGGCCGAAGCCCCTGCGGCCCGCCGGCAGCGCGGCGGAGAGCACGATGAGGATCACCAGGCCGGTGCCGAACGAGACCGCGGCGGCCACGAAGCCGTCGTCGAGTCGAAGACCGAGCTGCCCATTGATGCGTGCCTGGATCGCCGTCAGGGCGCCGATGAGCGCCGCCCCCACAAGGGGAACCCAGGCCGGCACCCGAGCATGGTCGCGGGAACCTGCCATCACGAGCCGACTACGGGACTTGAACCCGTAACCCCCTAATTACAAGTTAGGTGCGCTACCAATTGCGCCAAGTCGGCAGGACATCCACTCTACCGGGGACTGATCCCCGACCCGATCAGTTCGAGGGCGTGGGCGTCGCGGATGTCGACCCGGAGGGCGCCGGCGAAGGCGTCTTGTAGTACGCGTCGCTCGCGATCGTGAGCACGAACTGCGCGAACTCCTTGGGGTCATCGACAGCGCCGACGTACGGGATGCCGTTGACCAGGATCGTGGGAGTGCCGGTCAGGGCGATGCCGTCGGTGTCGGGCAGTCCCTGCAGCGCGCGGTCGGTGGCGGCCTTGGCCCACATGGCGAACGACTCGTTCTCGATGCAGGAGCGGAGAGCCTTGGGGGCGTCGGTGCCCTGAGCGATGGCGAGGGCCGCCAGCTCGGAGTCCGTCAGTCCGTCCGAATCGACGTCGGGGCGCTGCGCGAGCAGCTCGTTGTTGAACTTGAAGAAGGTGTCGGGGGCGTGCGTGGCCACGCAGGCGGCCGCGCTCGCGGCGCGCAGCGAGTACTTCGTGCCCTTCGACTTCGCCGTCAGCATCGCGACCGGGTAGTACGTCAGGGTCGCGGCATCCTCGCTCACCCACTTGGAGAGCTGCTTCACGTTCGCCGTCTGGAAGTCGCTGGCGCCCGCGGACAGATAGTCGACGTACACGCGGATGTCCACAGCCGGCGGCGCAGTCTCGGTCGGCGCCGGAGCCGCCGCCTCGGTCGGTGCGGCAGCCGGAGCGTCAGCGCCCGGTGCATCGGCGACATCGCCCGCGGCCGGCTCGGTGGCCACCCCGGCGACCGTGGTCACGATGATGCCGTCGTTGCTGACGTTGGCCGGCTGGACGAGCGTCTTGGAGCTCGAGGAGGAGAACGCCCAGGCCACCACGACCGCGGCGACGGCGACGATCGCGACAGCACCCACGCCAACGGCGGTACGACGGATGACGCGTGCGCGAGACTGCTGCGCCTGCACCTGCTGGGCCTTTTCACGGACCGCCTCTCGGCGATCGCGCTGGACTGGCTCGGTGGGTGACTCGTCGTTGGACATGGAACCTCTGGGTATACGGGGCCGGTGTTCCGGCTGGCCGCGCGGGTGTCGCGGTCTGTTCGATGCTAGTCAGAGAGGCTGGGAAATACCCAGACACCCGCCGCACAGAGGCCGTGTCATACTGGGAAACGCGTCCAATGGCGGGCGTGCGGGTATCAGCCCCCGCTTATTCCATCACTACGGATCGTCCGGCACGTACCTGCCGGTGAGGAGAAGAAGAAAATGGCGTCAGTCACGTTCGACAACGCAACCCGTCTGTACCCCGGGGGCACCCGCCCCGCGGTCGACAAGCTCAACCTCGAGGTCGCCGACGGCGAGTTCCTGGTTCTGGTCGGCCCCTCCGGCTGTGGCAAGTCCACGTCCCTGCGCATGCTGGCCGGCCTCGAAGAGGTCAACTCCGGCCGCATCCTGATCGGCGACCGCGATGTCACCGACATCCCGCCGAAGGATCGCGACATCGCGATGGTCTTCCAGAACTACGCGCTCTACCCGCACATGACCGTCGCCGAGAACATGGGCTTCGCCCTGAAGATCGCCGGCGTCGGCAAGGAAGAGCGCGCCGCTCGCGTGCTCGAGGCCGCCAAGCTGCTCGACCTCGAGGAGTACCTGACCCGCAAGCCGAAGGCCCTCTCGGGTGGCCAGCGTCAGCGCGTCGCCATGGGTCGTGCCATCGTGCGTCAGCCGCAGGTGTTCCTCATGGACGAGCCGCTGTCGAACCTCGACGCCAAGCTCCGCGTCCAGACCCGCACCCAGATCGCGTCGCTCCAGCGCCGCCTGGGCGTCACCACCGTCTACGTCACGCACGACCAGACCGAGGCCCTCACCATGGGCGACCGGATCGCCGTGCTCAAGGACGGCCTGCTGCAGCAGGTCGGCACCCCGCGCGACCTGTACGAGCGCCCGAAGAACGTCTTCGTGGCCGGCTTCATCGGCTCGCCCGCGATGAACCTGTTCCCCGCCGACCTGGTCGAAGGCGGAGCGGCGTTCGGCACCGGCATCGCCGCCCTCGAGGCGGACACGCTCGGCAAGGCGCACGGCTCGCAGGTCACCATCGGTGTGCGCCCCGAAGACATCGTGGTCGGCCCCGAAGACGGCAAGGGCCTGTCGGTCATCGTCGACCTCGTCGAAGAACTCGGCGCCGACGGCTACCTGTACGGCCACTCGGAGGTAGGCGGCAAGCGCACCGACATCGTCGCGCGCGTCGACGGCCGTCGTCACCCGAACGCGGGCGACACCGTGGTGCTCGCTCCGGTTCCGGGACACGTCCACGTCTTCGACATCGAGAGCGGCGAGCGACTGACCGACAAGGCCATCGCGTCCGCCTGAGAAACGACGACACCGCGGCGCGGGTGGGTCTCGGACCCTCCCGCGCCGCGGCGCATTCCAGGGGAGAAATGACAGAAGCACTCAGCATCACCGCGAGTTCCGTCGATCCGGGACTGCTGACCCTGCCCTGGTCCACGCCCCTCGCGGAGTGGCCGAGCAGCACCATCGTGTCGCTGCCGAAGGGCCTCTCCCGCCACCTGGTGCGCTTCGCGAACCTGTCCGGCCGTGTCGTCGCCATCAAAGAGACGACCGTCGAGATGGCGCGACGCGAGTACGACATGCTCGGCAACCTCACCCGGCTGGATGCACCGTGCGTCGAGCGCGTCGCGGTGGTCGCCGGGCGGACGGATGCCGCGGGCAAGCCCCTCCCGGCCGTCCTGGTCACCGCGCACCTGCGGTTCTCCCTCCCCTACCGGGCGCTGTTCACCCAGGTCCTGCGGCCCAACACCGCCACACGCCTCGTGGACGCCCTCGCGCTGCTGCTCGTGCAGCTGCACAACGTCGGCTTCTTCTGGGGCGACGTGTCGCTGTCCAACACGCTGTTCCGCCGGGACGCCGGCGCATTCTCGGCCTACCTCGTGGACGCCGAGACCGGCGAGCTGCACGAGAGTGGACTCACCCCGGGTCAGCGGGCGCACGACCTGGATGTCGCCCGCACGAACATCGCCGGCGAGATCATGGACCTCGAGGCGGGCGGACGACTCGAAGGCGGCGTGGATGCCGTCGCCATCGCCGACGGCATCATGTCCTCCTATCAGTCGCTGTGGGCCGCCCTCACCGACCAGGAGACCTTCGCCGCCGACGAGTCCTGGCGCATCACCGAGCGCGTGCAGCGCCTCAACGACCTCGGCTTCGACATCGGCGAGATGTCGATCCAGGCGACCGCCGACGGCACCAAGGTGTCGATCGAGCCGAAGGTGGTCGACGCCGGTCACCACCAGCGTCGCCTCATCCGCCTCACCGGACTCGACGTCGAGGAGAACCAGGCGCGTCGCCTGCTCAACGACCTCGACGAGTTCCGCGCGCGCAGCTCGCGCCAGGGCGAGGACGACGAGGAGATGGTCGCGCACGAGTGGCTGACTCGCGTGTTCGAGCCCGTCGTGAAGGCCATCCCTTTCGACCTGCGGTCGAAGCTCGAGCCCGCCGAGGTGTTCCACCAGGTCCTCGAGCACCGCTGGTACATGTCGCAGGCGCGCGGACGCGCCGTGCCGCTGGCCGAGGTGCTCACCTCGTACATCGACGACGTGCTGCGTCACCGCCGCGACGAGGCGACCCTGATGGGACCGCCGACCGAGACCATGTCGCTGCCGGTCATCACGAGCGCCATCCCGCTGCCCGACGACGAGGCCGACGCCATCGACTGGCGCGATCTGGTCTGAGTCGCGGCATCCGCTCTGCGACGGATCGGCCGCCGCGACGGATCAGTACCCGACGGTGAAGCGCTCCCGCGAGTGCTTCGGCTCTTCGATCTCGTCGAGCACGGCGACTGCGAGGTCTGCCCCGGAGATGTAGGACTCGCCGGCGTCGTCGGTCACCAGGACGTCGCCGCCGGTGCGGTACGTGCCGGTGCGCTCGCCCGGGTTCCAGAAGCCGAAGCCGCCGGCGGGATGCACGTAGAACCAGTCGCGCGCCGCGGGACCGGCCTGGAGGTCCTCGAGGATGCCGATCGCCTCGAGTGCCTCGGGCTTGTACTCCTCGGTGAACGACGGCTGGTCGACGAGTCGCTCGCCGCCCTCGGCGATCAGGCTGCCGCCGGCGCCGCCGATGACGCCGATCCGCACGGTCATGGGCAGTTCGGCGACGAGCTCGGCGACGTTCGTGCGGACGCTGCCGAGCATGTTGCCGCGCGCCGGAACCGTCGAGACGACGACGTCGACGCCGTCGATCTCGGCCAGCAGACCCGGAACGTCCAGCAGGGTGCCCTCGATGTACGTGGCACCCACGATGCGCTCCGTCGGCACCGAGCGCGCGACGGAGACCACCGTGTGACCACGACGCACCCCCTCGGCGACGATGTGGCTGCCGGCATAGCCGGTTCCTCCGATGACGGCGATCCGGGTCATGGTCTTCCTCTCGACGACGATGTCAGGGTCAACGCCACAGGCCGCGGCGCTGACCCGATGTGCTCAGGACTGTGCGGCCCGCAGGGTGGAGACCTGGTAGAGCGCGACGGATGCCGCGATCCCGGCGTTGAGCGACTCGGTCGCCGCCTCGATCGGGATCGACACGATCTGGTCGCAGTTCTCGGTCACCAGGCGGGAGAGGCCCTTACCCTCGGACCCCACGACGATCACGACGGGGCGATCGGCGAGCTCCAGCGCGGGAAGCGACACGTCGCCCCCGCCGTCCAGGCCCAGGATGAACACACCCTGCTTCTTGAAGTCCTTGAGCGTGCTCGTGAGGTTCGGGGCGATGGCGACGGGAAGCCGCGCCGCGGCGCCCGCGCTCGTCTTCCATGCCGCGCTGTTCACACTGGCCGACCGACGTTGCGGGATGATGATGCCGTGACCGCCGAACGCGGCGGTGGAGCGGATGATCGCACCGAGGTTGCGCGGGTCGGTGATGCCGTCAAGCGCGATGAACAGCGGAACCTTGCCCTTGTCGATGACCTTCTCGAGCAGGTCCTGCGGGTGCGCGTACTCGTACGGCGGCACCTTGATCGCGACGCCCTGGTGCACGCCGTCGAAACCGGCCATGCGGTCGAGCTCCGGACGCGTGACCTCCATCACCGGGATGCCGCGGTTCGTCGCCAGCGACAGCATCTCCTTGACACGGTCGTCCATCTCCACGCGCTGCGCGATGTAGAACGCCGTCGCGGGGATCTTGGCGCGGAGGGCCTCGAGCACCGAGTTGCGGCCGGTGACCGTTTCGGTGTCGTCGTCCTTCTTCGCCGCGCGCGGGCGCGCCTGCGCCTGCCCGGCGGGCTTGCCGCGGCCACCGGCCGCCGCGTACCGCTCCTGTGCCGCCTTGCGCTTGCCGGCGGGGTGCCAGGCGCGGTCTTCGGCCTTCGGGGTCGGTCCGCGGCCTTCGAGGGACCGCTTGTTCTTGCCGCCGGTGCCCTTGGTGGGCCCCTTCTTGTTGCCCTTGCTTGCGCCGGGGCGTCCAGGCTTGCCAGCCATCAGTTCTCCTTCTGCGGGGCCTTCGCCCCGGTAGCCCCGACGCGAGACGGAGCGTCGGCGACGCTCCAGTGTGTGCCGTCGGCGGCATCTTCAAGTGTGATTCCGGCGGCGGCGATCGCATCGCGGATGCGATCGGCCCCCGTCCAGTCCTTCATCGCGCGGGCATCGGCCCGCTGCGCGATCATCGTCCGCACGAGGGCGTCCAGAGCGGATGCCTCAGCCGAGGCATCCGTCTGCTGCCACTGCGGCGACATCGGGTTGATTCCGAGGATGTCCGTCATGACGGACACCTCGCCGGCGATCGTGCGGGCGGTCTCGAGATCGCCCGCGTCCAGCGCGGTGTTGCCCTCGCGCACGCGGGCATGGATGACGGCGAGGGCCTGCGGCACTCCGAGGTCGTCATCCATCGCCGCTGCGAAGTCTTCGTTGCCGTACGAGAACCAGCCGAAGTCGCCCGCGCGGGTGACTCGGGCCAGGAAGGTGCGGATCCGCTCGAGCGCGGCCTCGGCCTCGTCGAACGTCTTGTCGGAGACGTCGAGGTTCGAGCGGTAGTGCGCCGCGCCGAGGGCGTAGCGCACGACCAACGGGTCGCGGGTGCCGAGCACGTCTTCGGCCAGGACGAAGTTGAACAGCGACTTCGACATCTTCTGGCCATCGACGGTGACCAGGCCGTTGTGCACCCAGTACCGCGCGAACGCGTCGCCCGCCGCGGCGGACTGCGCGAGCTCGTTCTCGTGGTGCGGGAAGCGCAGGTCCAGGCCGCCGCCGTGGATGTCGAACTCGGGCCCGAGGTAGCGGCGCGACATGGCGGAGCACTCGATGTGCCAGCCGGGTCGTCCGGGGCCCCACGGGGAGTCCCAGATCGCCGTCGCGGGCTCGTCGGGCTTGGCGCCCTTCCACAGCGCGAAGTCGCGCGGATCGCGCTTGCCGCGCGGATCGGCGTCTTCGGCCGGCTCCATGGCGTCCAGGGACTGACGCGTCAGCGCGCCGTACTGCGGCCACGACCGCACGTCGAAGTACACATCGCCCGCGGCGGCGTAGGCATGGCCGGCGTCGATGAGACGCTCGATGAGCTCCTGCATCTGCGGGATCGACGCGGTGGCGCGCGGCTCGTACGTCGGCGGGAGGATGCCGATCGCGGCATACGCCGAGGAGAACGCGAGCTCCATGCGGTATGCCAGCGCCCACCACGGCTCATCCGCGGTGGCGTTCACCAGCACCTTGTCGTCGATGTCGGTGACGTTGCGGACGAAGGTCACGCGACCGAACCGGTGGGCGAGCCAACGTCGCAGGATGTCGAACGTCAGGGCGCCGCGCAGGTGGCCGATATGCGGGCCGGACTGCACCGTCGGACCGCAGACGTAGACGGTGATGTTGTCCGGATCCATCGGCACGAACTCGCGCAGCTGCTGCGCTTTGGTGTCGTAGAGCTGGACTGTCACTGGTATAGCTTACCGGCGCGGCATCCGCATCACCTGGGCGCGCGGTGCGTGTGCTCGAACCTGTACAACTGAAGTGTGCTTCCCGTCCTGGCCGTGCTCGCCGCGGCGCTCCTGTTCGGCACGACGGGCACCTCCCAGGCTCTCGGCCCCGAGGGGACCACCCCGCTGTCGGTCGGCGCGGTGCGCCTGGTGATCGGGGGCACCGGACTGGCGCTGATCGCGTTCACCCTCGCCCGTCGGCATGCCCGACGACGGATGGATGCCGCGCCTCGGCCGCGCCTGACCTGGCGCCCGCTGTCGCTCATGGTCTTGACCGGCCTGTGCCTGGCCGTGTACCAGCCGCTGTTCTTCCTCGGGACCGACCGCAACGGCGTCGCGATCGGCACGGTGGTCGCCCTCGGTTCCGCCCCGGTTCTGGCCGGACTCCTGGAGTGGGCGCTCACGCGACGGGCCCCCTCCGGGGTCTGGGTCGCGGCGACCGCCGCCGCGACGCTCGGTGTCGTGCTGCTCGGGTTCGGCGGCGCGGCCGGAACCAGCACCGGGACGGACCCGATCGGGCTCCTCGGCAGTGTCGGGGCCGGGGCATCCTTCGCCGTCATCGCCAACGCGCAGCGACGACTCCTGGACGCGGGCTGGGACCCGTTCACCGTCGTCGGGGCGATGGGCGTCAGCTCGGCCGTGATCTCGGCGTGTGCGCTGCCGTTCGTCGATCTGGCATGGCTGCAGACCTCCGCCGGTGTGGTGCTCGCGCTGTGGCTGGGCCTGGGCACCATCTCCGTCGCGTACGTGCTGTTCACGTGGGGATTGAGCGGTCTCACGGCCGCGACCGCCGCAACACTGACCCTCGGCGAGCCCCTGACCGCCAGCATCCTGGGCATCACCGTGCTCGGGGAGCGGCTCTCGGTGCTCGCGATCGTGGGGCTCGTCATACTCGCGCTCGGGCTCGCCCTCCTGGCCTGGGGGTCGCGCAGCCCGCGCGATCCGGCTCCGTTCGCCGTGGAGGGCTGAAGCGTGGAGATCCGGGTGGACGACCTCAGCGGCGCTGAGACGCGCGCACTCGTGGCGCGGCATCTGGACGGGATGCGGGATGCCTCGCCGGCCGACAGCGTCCACGCCCTTGGTGTGGAGGACCTGCGGGGCGCGGCCGTGACGTTCTGGTCGGCCTGGATCGACGGGGAGCTCGCCGGGATCGGCGCGCTGAAGCGGATCGACGCAGACCGCGGCGAGCTGAAGTCGATGCGCGTGCACGATGACTTCCGCGGAACCGGAGTCGGGCGGGCGCTGCTGCGGCACATCGTGGTGGCCGCCCGCGAGCGCGGCATGACGAGCCTGTGGCTGGAGACCGGGTCGACCGCGGAGTTCGAGCCCGCACAGCGGCTGTATGCGAGCGAGGGCTTCACCCTCTGCGGCCCGTTCGCGGACTACGCCCTCGACCCGCACTCGGTCTTCATGACCCGCGCCGTATAGCTCCGCCCTCGTCCGCGCGAACGCCCGTGTCACGTTTCGCACGCCCACACGTGGCGTGGCGCGAGCTCGCAACTATCGCCACTTTTCAGCGCGAGAAGTGGCCGTTTCTATGAGCTCGCGTGTTCCGGGCACCCGATCACCTGATCACGCTCGGCGGGTGCGTCCCGGCGCCCGACGGACCTGCGCCGGCCGCGGGGGACGGCCAGGCACCGAGCAGGACGCACAATCTGTCGACACCGCCCATCCGGGGCCGCTCACTCTGCAGCACGACGTTTCGCGAGCTCGCAAATATGGCCACTTTCCACCTCGAGAAGCGGCCGTTTCTGTGAGCTCGCGTGTTCCGGCCACCCGGGCGCCGGCCACCCGGTCACGCGCGGCCACGGCGGCCCGACACACGACGGAGAGGCGCTGCGGCGGTACGGCCATGCGGCGCTGCGGCGGCGCACCGCGGGTCAGGCGGGGACGAGGAGGGCTACGGCGAAGGCGGCGACGCCCTCGCCCCGGCCGGTGAAGCCGAGGCCGTCGGTCGTGGTCGCGCTGAGGGAGACGGATGCTCCGCCCAACGCCGCGGAGAGGACCGACTCCGCCTCGGCGCGGCGCGCGGAGAACCGCGGGCGATTCGCCTGCACCTGCACCGAGACGTTGCCCACGCGCCACCCGGCCTCGCCGAGGAGCCCGAGCGTGCGGCGCAGGAACACCTCGGCGTGGGCACCGGCGTACTCGGGGTGATCCGTGCCGAAGTGCGTGCCGATGTCGCCGAGTCCTGCCGCGGCCAGAAGCGCGTCGACGATCGCGTGTGCGACCGCGTCGCCGTCGGAGTGTCCCGACAGCGCCTGCTCCCCCGGCCACTCCAGCCCGGCGAGCCACAGCGCGCCCTCGCCGCCGAACCCGTGCACGTCCGTGCCGAGGCCGACGCGCGGCATCATCGGCGCCGCGTTCAACGACACGGAAGGAGCGACCGGCAGCGGCGCGACCAGACCCCGGGCGCGCTCGAGGTCGGCGGGAGTCGTGATCTTGAACGCCCGCGGGTCGCCCTCGACCACCGCGACGCGATGCCCGGCGGCGGCTACCAGGGCCGCGTCGTCGGTGAAATCCTGATCGGCGCGGCGGTAGGCGGCATCCAGCACCGCGCGATCGAAGCCCTGCGGCGTCTGGGCTGCGGCGAGCT
This region includes:
- a CDS encoding DMT family transporter, which encodes MAGSRDHARVPAWVPLVGAALIGALTAIQARINGQLGLRLDDGFVAAAVSFGTGLVILIVLSAALPAGRRGFGQLVRGVRGRSIPWWMLAGGAAGAFTVATQGIAVGIIGVSLFTVGYVAGQIVCGLLLDRMGFGPGGAVAVTMPRVVGGALALVAVGISLTGGAAASVPFWMLVLPFVAGMGVAWQQATNGRLRAQVGTPLTATLVNFIGGTTILVTAALIHVALVGPPQPFPTEPWLYFGGALGVVYIFLSSALVAYTGVLLLALGTVVGQLVTAVALDAAWPTAASPDLGQQFAMMAVALLAVLIAAAPWRRRSRR
- the rlmB gene encoding 23S rRNA (guanosine(2251)-2'-O)-methyltransferase RlmB, producing the protein MAGKPGRPGASKGNKKGPTKGTGGKNKRSLEGRGPTPKAEDRAWHPAGKRKAAQERYAAAGGRGKPAGQAQARPRAAKKDDDTETVTGRNSVLEALRAKIPATAFYIAQRVEMDDRVKEMLSLATNRGIPVMEVTRPELDRMAGFDGVHQGVAIKVPPYEYAHPQDLLEKVIDKGKVPLFIALDGITDPRNLGAIIRSTAAFGGHGIIIPQRRSASVNSAAWKTSAGAAARLPVAIAPNLTSTLKDFKKQGVFILGLDGGGDVSLPALELADRPVVIVVGSEGKGLSRLVTENCDQIVSIPIEAATESLNAGIAASVALYQVSTLRAAQS
- a CDS encoding DMT family transporter, encoding MLPVLAVLAAALLFGTTGTSQALGPEGTTPLSVGAVRLVIGGTGLALIAFTLARRHARRRMDAAPRPRLTWRPLSLMVLTGLCLAVYQPLFFLGTDRNGVAIGTVVALGSAPVLAGLLEWALTRRAPSGVWVAATAAATLGVVLLGFGGAAGTSTGTDPIGLLGSVGAGASFAVIANAQRRLLDAGWDPFTVVGAMGVSSAVISACALPFVDLAWLQTSAGVVLALWLGLGTISVAYVLFTWGLSGLTAATAATLTLGEPLTASILGITVLGERLSVLAIVGLVILALGLALLAWGSRSPRDPAPFAVEG
- a CDS encoding ABC transporter ATP-binding protein, producing the protein MASVTFDNATRLYPGGTRPAVDKLNLEVADGEFLVLVGPSGCGKSTSLRMLAGLEEVNSGRILIGDRDVTDIPPKDRDIAMVFQNYALYPHMTVAENMGFALKIAGVGKEERAARVLEAAKLLDLEEYLTRKPKALSGGQRQRVAMGRAIVRQPQVFLMDEPLSNLDAKLRVQTRTQIASLQRRLGVTTVYVTHDQTEALTMGDRIAVLKDGLLQQVGTPRDLYERPKNVFVAGFIGSPAMNLFPADLVEGGAAFGTGIAALEADTLGKAHGSQVTIGVRPEDIVVGPEDGKGLSVIVDLVEELGADGYLYGHSEVGGKRTDIVARVDGRRHPNAGDTVVLAPVPGHVHVFDIESGERLTDKAIASA
- a CDS encoding NAD(P)-dependent oxidoreductase; its protein translation is MTRIAVIGGTGYAGSHIVAEGVRRGHTVVSVARSVPTERIVGATYIEGTLLDVPGLLAEIDGVDVVVSTVPARGNMLGSVRTNVAELVAELPMTVRIGVIGGAGGSLIAEGGERLVDQPSFTEEYKPEALEAIGILEDLQAGPAARDWFYVHPAGGFGFWNPGERTGTYRTGGDVLVTDDAGESYISGADLAVAVLDEIEEPKHSRERFTVGY
- the ispD gene encoding 2-C-methyl-D-erythritol 4-phosphate cytidylyltransferase — translated: MSIAPVPRVCVIVVAAGSGTRLGAGAPKAFVGLDEHTILRHALSGVFAAPLAQVVIVAPVGREGAALTDALETAGDRRDLVSVVTGGATRQDSVAAGLHAVWPDVEVVLVHDAARALTPPAVFERVIAAVGIDAPGVIPVTPVVDTIKRVAGADVIAAVDRAELAAAQTPQGFDRAVLDAAYRRADQDFTDDAALVAAAGHRVAVVEGDPRAFKITTPADLERARGLVAPLPVAPSVSLNAAPMMPRVGLGTDVHGFGGEGALWLAGLEWPGEQALSGHSDGDAVAHAIVDALLAAAGLGDIGTHFGTDHPEYAGAHAEVFLRRTLGLLGEAGWRVGNVSVQVQANRPRFSARRAEAESVLSAALGGASVSLSATTTDGLGFTGRGEGVAAFAVALLVPA
- the cysS gene encoding cysteine--tRNA ligase; translation: MTVQLYDTKAQQLREFVPMDPDNITVYVCGPTVQSGPHIGHLRGALTFDILRRWLAHRFGRVTFVRNVTDIDDKVLVNATADEPWWALAYRMELAFSSAYAAIGILPPTYEPRATASIPQMQELIERLIDAGHAYAAAGDVYFDVRSWPQYGALTRQSLDAMEPAEDADPRGKRDPRDFALWKGAKPDEPATAIWDSPWGPGRPGWHIECSAMSRRYLGPEFDIHGGGLDLRFPHHENELAQSAAAGDAFARYWVHNGLVTVDGQKMSKSLFNFVLAEDVLGTRDPLVVRYALGAAHYRSNLDVSDKTFDEAEAALERIRTFLARVTRAGDFGWFSYGNEDFAAAMDDDLGVPQALAVIHARVREGNTALDAGDLETARTIAGEVSVMTDILGINPMSPQWQQTDASAEASALDALVRTMIAQRADARAMKDWTGADRIRDAIAAAGITLEDAADGTHWSVADAPSRVGATGAKAPQKEN
- a CDS encoding DsbA family protein codes for the protein MSNDESPTEPVQRDRREAVREKAQQVQAQQSRARVIRRTAVGVGAVAIVAVAAVVVAWAFSSSSSKTLVQPANVSNDGIIVTTVAGVATEPAAGDVADAPGADAPAAAPTEAAAPAPTETAPPAVDIRVYVDYLSAGASDFQTANVKQLSKWVSEDAATLTYYPVAMLTAKSKGTKYSLRAASAAACVATHAPDTFFKFNNELLAQRPDVDSDGLTDSELAALAIAQGTDAPKALRSCIENESFAMWAKAATDRALQGLPDTDGIALTGTPTILVNGIPYVGAVDDPKEFAQFVLTIASDAYYKTPSPAPSGSTSATPTPSN
- a CDS encoding DUF4032 domain-containing protein encodes the protein MTEALSITASSVDPGLLTLPWSTPLAEWPSSTIVSLPKGLSRHLVRFANLSGRVVAIKETTVEMARREYDMLGNLTRLDAPCVERVAVVAGRTDAAGKPLPAVLVTAHLRFSLPYRALFTQVLRPNTATRLVDALALLLVQLHNVGFFWGDVSLSNTLFRRDAGAFSAYLVDAETGELHESGLTPGQRAHDLDVARTNIAGEIMDLEAGGRLEGGVDAVAIADGIMSSYQSLWAALTDQETFAADESWRITERVQRLNDLGFDIGEMSIQATADGTKVSIEPKVVDAGHHQRRLIRLTGLDVEENQARRLLNDLDEFRARSSRQGEDDEEMVAHEWLTRVFEPVVKAIPFDLRSKLEPAEVFHQVLEHRWYMSQARGRAVPLAEVLTSYIDDVLRHRRDEATLMGPPTETMSLPVITSAIPLPDDEADAIDWRDLV
- a CDS encoding GNAT family N-acetyltransferase, whose product is MEIRVDDLSGAETRALVARHLDGMRDASPADSVHALGVEDLRGAAVTFWSAWIDGELAGIGALKRIDADRGELKSMRVHDDFRGTGVGRALLRHIVVAARERGMTSLWLETGSTAEFEPAQRLYASEGFTLCGPFADYALDPHSVFMTRAV